A stretch of Mya arenaria isolate MELC-2E11 chromosome 14, ASM2691426v1 DNA encodes these proteins:
- the LOC128216534 gene encoding uncharacterized protein LOC128216534 isoform X2 translates to MLLALPLLFCERTEHSVFHFNYDPETGFLVGYNTVECFVAKLTDNERRDVHTDAGLYALELQMIKNWIGKFPEISIYHDDHLLSSSIRQHICYNKIITLIDRSNTPSMTGTTTILAPTHPTPHVSSSATLAQFVHTTKLPQPMSSHIVESTVVASTSFPQVLTMLTNATSTTLDMSQKTTVLLPTQVPITSNYSGSPTFTYTTAYMSTSASGMVSTRSPTNSTLFILFTQSGRNTSILDSKTTVQEITATSPHTTYLGNKYSSENTISASKVQAPLTTQSATQSSQPYVIYDGPYKLNALLNSKLDPHSGWNVTGQIGHMSTEVQTFCTGPVYVLW, encoded by the exons ATGCTTCTAGCGTTACCGTTGTTATTTTGCGAACGCACCGAACATTCTGTTTTCCACTTCAATTATGACCCGGAAACg GGTTTCCTTGTTGGTTATAACACGGTCGAGTGTTTCGTAGCAAAGTTAACGGACAACGAACGAAGAGATGTTCACACGGACGCTGGACTTTATGCCTTAGag CTTCAAATGATCAAGAACTGGATTGGAAAATTTCCAGAAATATCCATCTACCATGATGACCATTTGCTGAGTTCCTCCATAAGACAACACAtttgttacaataaaataataacgtTAATTGACAGAAGTAACACACCAA GCATGACGGGGACAACCACGATTTTGGCTCCGACGCATCCAACTCCTCACGTTTCCTCTTCTGCAACATTGGCCCAATTTGTCCATACGACCAAACTACCGCAACCGATGTCGTCTCATATTGTGGAATCAACTGTTGTGGCTTCCACATCATTTCCACAAGTTCTTACAATGTTAACAAACGCAACGTCAACCACTCTTGATATGTCTCAGAAAACCACAGTGTTGCTACCCACACAAGTACCTATAACATCCAATTATTCCGGCTCTCCGACATTTACGTATACAACAGCTTATATGTCTACAAGCGCATCAGGTATGGTATCGACCAGATCACCAACAAATTCGACGCTATTCATCCTATTTACACAATCGGGAAGGAACACTTCAATATTAGACTCAAAAACAACAGTGCAAGAAATAACAGCTACAAGTCCTCATACGACATATTTAG GAAACAAATATTCGTCTGAAAATACCATTTCCGCTTCAAAAGTACAAGCACCTTTAACAACACAATCAGCTACCCAAAGTTCACAACCGTATGTAATTTACGATGGTCCATATAAACTA aatgCTCTCCTGAATTCAAAACTAGACCCACACAGTGGTTGGAACGTCACTGGCCAAATCGGCCACATGTCCACAGAGGTCCAAACGTTTTGTACCGGGCCCGTTTATGTTCTCTGGTAG
- the LOC128216534 gene encoding uncharacterized protein LOC128216534 isoform X1 translates to MLLALPLLFCERTEHSVFHFNYDPETGFLVGYNTVECFVAKLTDNERRDVHTDAGLYALELQMIKNWIGKFPEISIYHDDHLLSSSIRQHICYNKIITLIDRSNTPSMTGTTTILAPTHPTPHVSSSATLAQFVHTTKLPQPMSSHIVESTVVASTSFPQVLTMLTNATSTTLDMSQKTTVLLPTQVPITSNYSGSPTFTYTTAYMSTSASGMVSTRSPTNSTLFILFTQSGRNTSILDSKTTVQEITATSPHTTYLGNKYSSENTISASKVQAPLTTQSATQSSQPYVIYDGPYKLTEAIVVEPGKSCFVHNLTEEERQMITSGCKQNFENALLNSKLDPHSGWNVTGQIGHMSTEVQTFCTGPVYVLW, encoded by the exons ATGCTTCTAGCGTTACCGTTGTTATTTTGCGAACGCACCGAACATTCTGTTTTCCACTTCAATTATGACCCGGAAACg GGTTTCCTTGTTGGTTATAACACGGTCGAGTGTTTCGTAGCAAAGTTAACGGACAACGAACGAAGAGATGTTCACACGGACGCTGGACTTTATGCCTTAGag CTTCAAATGATCAAGAACTGGATTGGAAAATTTCCAGAAATATCCATCTACCATGATGACCATTTGCTGAGTTCCTCCATAAGACAACACAtttgttacaataaaataataacgtTAATTGACAGAAGTAACACACCAA GCATGACGGGGACAACCACGATTTTGGCTCCGACGCATCCAACTCCTCACGTTTCCTCTTCTGCAACATTGGCCCAATTTGTCCATACGACCAAACTACCGCAACCGATGTCGTCTCATATTGTGGAATCAACTGTTGTGGCTTCCACATCATTTCCACAAGTTCTTACAATGTTAACAAACGCAACGTCAACCACTCTTGATATGTCTCAGAAAACCACAGTGTTGCTACCCACACAAGTACCTATAACATCCAATTATTCCGGCTCTCCGACATTTACGTATACAACAGCTTATATGTCTACAAGCGCATCAGGTATGGTATCGACCAGATCACCAACAAATTCGACGCTATTCATCCTATTTACACAATCGGGAAGGAACACTTCAATATTAGACTCAAAAACAACAGTGCAAGAAATAACAGCTACAAGTCCTCATACGACATATTTAG GAAACAAATATTCGTCTGAAAATACCATTTCCGCTTCAAAAGTACAAGCACCTTTAACAACACAATCAGCTACCCAAAGTTCACAACCGTATGTAATTTACGATGGTCCATATAAACTA ACTGAAGCTATAGTTGTTGAACCCGGAAAGTCCTGTTTTGTTCACAATTTGACAGAGGAAGAAAGGCAAATGATAACATCGGGATGTAAACAGAACTTTGAG aatgCTCTCCTGAATTCAAAACTAGACCCACACAGTGGTTGGAACGTCACTGGCCAAATCGGCCACATGTCCACAGAGGTCCAAACGTTTTGTACCGGGCCCGTTTATGTTCTCTGGTAG
- the LOC128216534 gene encoding uncharacterized protein LOC128216534 isoform X3 → MLLALPLLFCERTEHSVFHFNYDPETGFLVGYNTVECFVAKLTDNERRDVHTDAGLYALELQMIKNWIGKFPEISIYHDDHLLSSSIRQHICYNKIITLIDRSNTPSMTGTTTILAPTHPTPHVSSSATLAQFVHTTKLPQPMSSHIVESTVVASTSFPQVLTMLTNATSTTLDMSQKTTVLLPTQVPITSNYSGSPTFTYTTAYMSTSASGNKYSSENTISASKVQAPLTTQSATQSSQPYVIYDGPYKLTEAIVVEPGKSCFVHNLTEEERQMITSGCKQNFENALLNSKLDPHSGWNVTGQIGHMSTEVQTFCTGPVYVLW, encoded by the exons ATGCTTCTAGCGTTACCGTTGTTATTTTGCGAACGCACCGAACATTCTGTTTTCCACTTCAATTATGACCCGGAAACg GGTTTCCTTGTTGGTTATAACACGGTCGAGTGTTTCGTAGCAAAGTTAACGGACAACGAACGAAGAGATGTTCACACGGACGCTGGACTTTATGCCTTAGag CTTCAAATGATCAAGAACTGGATTGGAAAATTTCCAGAAATATCCATCTACCATGATGACCATTTGCTGAGTTCCTCCATAAGACAACACAtttgttacaataaaataataacgtTAATTGACAGAAGTAACACACCAA GCATGACGGGGACAACCACGATTTTGGCTCCGACGCATCCAACTCCTCACGTTTCCTCTTCTGCAACATTGGCCCAATTTGTCCATACGACCAAACTACCGCAACCGATGTCGTCTCATATTGTGGAATCAACTGTTGTGGCTTCCACATCATTTCCACAAGTTCTTACAATGTTAACAAACGCAACGTCAACCACTCTTGATATGTCTCAGAAAACCACAGTGTTGCTACCCACACAAGTACCTATAACATCCAATTATTCCGGCTCTCCGACATTTACGTATACAACAGCTTATATGTCTACAAGCGCATCAG GAAACAAATATTCGTCTGAAAATACCATTTCCGCTTCAAAAGTACAAGCACCTTTAACAACACAATCAGCTACCCAAAGTTCACAACCGTATGTAATTTACGATGGTCCATATAAACTA ACTGAAGCTATAGTTGTTGAACCCGGAAAGTCCTGTTTTGTTCACAATTTGACAGAGGAAGAAAGGCAAATGATAACATCGGGATGTAAACAGAACTTTGAG aatgCTCTCCTGAATTCAAAACTAGACCCACACAGTGGTTGGAACGTCACTGGCCAAATCGGCCACATGTCCACAGAGGTCCAAACGTTTTGTACCGGGCCCGTTTATGTTCTCTGGTAG
- the LOC128217137 gene encoding activating signal cointegrator 1 complex subunit 2 homolog, whose amino-acid sequence MASKSTVKSLLECTICKDRIRRPRALPCIHTFCQNCLQAVINSIANRQDIRAGFECPLCRRLTLPPTEERQLPDHQTWAALFPTNPTIVILNESTENNESTVQDGEGDSHFGYISNNNSTFMSGHSPNDNSESDDNDDNSNVNSADDYHHVDGEAIAAASVSGAANVDPMSELQQPIILTGIQQHQQSVSFTQRAQRIQLPSHATQQPRHPIRLSQVPQPFQLCTCSNLQHPHSASVHQVHRQLHPPSVNQSPDQPYIASVNQEPRHPHPAGINQGPQQPYLASVYQGPLNPHPASINQGTQQPSQASIIIRPQARVGHDYLQPHPANEFQERHQPYPVNISHIPYQTHVSSVNQGHQQLHLSNINQGHQQSNFQGPQ is encoded by the coding sequence ATGGCGTCAAAGTCTACCGTCAAGTCCCTTCTTGAGTGTACGATTTGCAAGGATAGAATACGACGGCCAAGAGCATTACCATGTATTCATACGTTTTGCCAAAATTGCCTCCAAGCAGTTATAAACAGCATAGCAAATAGGCAAGATATCAGAGCCGGTTTTGAATGCCCTTTGTGCCGGCGCTTAACCCTCCCACCTACAGAGGAGAGACAATTACCTGACCATCAAACATGGGCTGCATTGTTTCCTACAAACCCAACAATAGTAATTTTGAATGAAAGTACGGAAAATAATGAGTCAACGGTCCAGGATGGGGAAGGGGATTCACATTTTGGTTATATTTCTAACAATAACAGCACCTTCATGTCCGGTCACAGTCCTAATGATAATAGTGAAAGCGATGATAACGATGATAATTCTAATGTTAATAGTGCTGATGATTATCATCATGTTGATGGTGAAGCTATAGCTGCTGCTTCTGTTTCTGGTGCTGCTAATGTTGATCCCATGTCTGAGCTACAACAGCCAATCATCCTTACTGGAATTCAACAGCACCAACAGTCCGTTAGCTTTACTCAAAGGGCTCAACGCATTCAATTACCTAGTCACGCAACACAACAGCCACGACATCCAATAAGACTTAGCCAAGTTCCTCAGCCATTTCAGTTATGTACTTGCTCAAACCTGCAGCATCCGCATTCGGCAAGCGTCCATCAGGTACACAGACAACTACATCCACCAAGCGTTAACCAAAGTCCCGATCAACCGTATATAGCAAGTGTCAACCAAGAGCCTCGGCATCCGCATCCGGCAGGCATCAACCAAGGACCACAGCAACCGTATTTGGCAAGTGTTTACCAAGGACCTCTGAATCCGCATCCGGCAAGCATCAACCAAGGAACGCAGCAACCAAGTCAAGCAAGCATTATCATACGACCACAGGCAAGGGTCGGCCATGATTATTTGCAACCACATCCTGCAAACGAATTCCAAGAACGTCACCAACCTTATCCGGTAAACATAAGTCATATACCCTACCAAACGCATGTTTCCAGTGTCAACCAAGGTCATCAGCAACTGCATTTGTCAAACATCAACCAAGGACATCAACAATCGAATTTTCAAGGACCACAGTAA